From the genome of Bactrocera oleae isolate idBacOlea1 chromosome 2, idBacOlea1, whole genome shotgun sequence, one region includes:
- the Pbp95 gene encoding uncharacterized protein Pbp95 isoform X2, which produces MVSINFDKYSSGDCSVEDWSDSEIEKEFCPDYAAFSARYMGEITNLLGVYSQVNCENALILNQEMQQRLQEVRKRLQVLLQAVQQRYLSNEQLLKMSLGKKQRGFGMRGAYLKGGTFFFKGNMFFKDLKCRNCPNNQDYEYRKNMENEMFPMDFELCSRHVWSLLDKKAVVQAVKEQVVDYLTDHQIRDKSSKSKKLRLDIKVHTEKLANLLTQVDEKFQVDWEQVSAHNLNYRHSPSSCKTMWHVYLHPTLKRSVWSEEENKRLLHVAQIHNYQNWESIAKSVSKRSDYQCFIQYQTAVCFMDTQRWGRWDKRDDIKLLKLIEKKSINGVIDWNAVASYFPHKPKKSLHQRYIYYLDPKISHEPFSPEEDLILLAAVEEYGEKFALFPRTLFPNRSITQLRMRYRNTLQTRHKLTPWSVEDDKKLMEFISEHGTSAWLRCAEALGNHNRISCRTRFLTIKKFFTKNPEATLEDIPRKKTCTMKNSVITTQNWVEKVAELRENPNTVLVPTNRKLKKLREKADKFTEVLKTKEPPKCEVLSLKKIGKKVRKISYVERLRAVEQKLYHFFKYSYNFCLGTDVCTRPPNELLSFVAISLDFKPNSARPYIADSSLLPHIERRCAFYLHPKDQIANESSWKSCNYAFPPSWSTAMAFRALCVQSAQVELEACKSNDNCDYRQPSVIEKNIAVQKFRKRMRALLYQTALLSRLKPTRFTELSQIRAPPVTLAEITPKDCKADTVTSANETSACQSAFDLTRVKNECSSEYLGNPESLSVALYKRTSLDKVSKVGKKPRRTSKPVGRKRKLQTTTSETRTVMAVVEKSLLLDVEFTESAATLVSKATNEQPAAYDIKHEHSKCAAAASDQGLNSMQQDSTKDSCMATQNGKLPESLSSEPAEKRILIEANRAKSDFDEANIKTELEL; this is translated from the exons ATGGtatcaattaattttgataagtaTTCTtctggagattgtagcgttgaag aTTGGTCGGATTCTGAAATCGAAAAGGAATTCTGTCCTGACTATGCAGCATTCAGTGCCAGATACATGGGTGAGATAACAAACTTATTGGGTGTATACAGCCAAGTTAATTGTGAAAATGCATTAATACTGAACCAGGAGATGCAGCAACGTCTGCAAGAAGTGAGAAAACGTTTGCAGGTCTTATTACAAGCTGTTCAACAGCGATACCTTTCAAACGAGCAACTACTGAAAATGAGTTTGGGCAAGAAACAGCGAGGATTTGGAATGCGAGGTGCCTATCTTAAAGGCGGTACATTCTTCTTTAAAGggaatatgttttttaaagatCTTAAATGTCGGAACTGTCCAAACAATCAGGATTACGAATATCGCAAGAATATGGAGAACGAAATGTTTCCAATGGACTTCGAGCTATGTAGTCGACATGTTTGGTCATTATTAGACAAAAAAGCTGTGGTCCAAGCAGTGAAAGAGCAG GTGGTTGACTACTTAACAGATCACCAAATTCGAGACAAAAGTAGTAAATCGAAAAAGCTCAGACTAGATATAAAAGTTCATACAGAGAAGTTGGCGAATCTTTTGACACAAGTGGATGAAAAATTCCAGGTTGATTGGGAGCAAGTGTCTGCACATAATTTAAACTATCGACATTCACCAAGCAGTTGTAAAACAATGTGGCATGTGTACTTGCACCCAACGCTTAAGCGCAGCGTTTGGTCTGAAGAAGAAAATAAACGGCTCTTGCATGTAGCACAAATTCATAATTATCAAAATTGGGAAAGCATCGCAAAATCAGTTTCGAAACGTTCTGATTATCAATGCTTTATACAATATCAAACGGCCGTTTGTTTTATGGACACACAACGTTGGGGTCGTTGGGATAAACGTGATGATATTAAGCTACTAAAATTAATAGAGAAGAAGTCCATAAACGGAGTAATCGATTGGAATGCAGTGGCGTCTTATTTTCCCCACAAACCTAAAAAATCATTACATCAAcgttacatatattatttggaTCCAAAGATTAGTCATG aaCCATTCTCGCCTGAAGAAGACCTCATATTGCTGGCAGCGGTTGAAGAATATGGAGAAAAATTCGCATTATTTCCACGTACACTTTTTCCAAATCGCTCTATAACACAGCTTCGTATGCGCTACAGAAATACTTTACAAACTCGTCATAAGTTAACACCATGGTCTGTAGAGGATGATAAGAAACTTATGGAGTTTATATCGGAGCACGGTACATCGGCTTGGTTACGTTGTGCTGAAGCTCTGGGTAACCACAATCGTATTAGTTGCCGTACACGTTTCCTTACCATAAAGAAGTTTTTTACGAAAAATCCAGAAGCTACACTTGAAGACATACCACGAAAAAAGACATGTACAATGAAGAATAGTGTTATTACAACCCAAAATTGGGTTGAAAAAGTCGCAGAATTGCGTGAAAATCCTAACACTGTGCTCGTACCAACAAATCGAAAGCTTAAGAAACTTAGAGAAAAGGCTGATAAGTTTACTGAAGTACTGAAAACTAAGGAACCTCCAAAATGCGAGGTGCTGTCGTTGAAAAAAATTGGGAAAAAAGTTCGGAAAATATCATACGTGGAACGTTTACGTGCTGTTGAACAAAAGCTCTatcatttctttaaatattcttataatttttgtttaggcACTGATGTATGTACTAGACCACCAAATgaattattaagttttgtagcaATATCGCTCGATTTTAAACCAAATTCTGCGCGGCCATATATTGCTGACAGTTCGCTGCTACCGCATATTGAACGCCGTTGTGCATTTTATCTACATCCCAAAGACCAAATAGCAAACGAGTCTTCCTGGAAGTCATGCAACTATGCATTTCCACCAAGTTGGTCAACAGCAATGGCTTTCCGAGCGCTTTGCGTGCAGTCGGCTCAGGTGGAATTAGAAGCATGTAAATCGAATGATAACTGCGATTACCGCCAACCAAGcgtaattgagaaaaatatagCGGTACAGAAATTTCGTAAACGCATGCGTGCATTACTCTATCAAACAGCCCTATTAAGTCGTTTAAAACCAACTCGATTTACGGAACTATCGCAAATCAGAGCACCGCCTGTAACATTAGCAGAAATAACGCCTAAAGATTGCAAAGCAGATACCGTCACAAGTGCAAATGAAACTTCAGCATGTCAATCGGCGTTTGATTTAACTCGTGTGAAAAACGAGTGTTCATCTGAATATTTGGGTAATCCGGAATCCTTGTCGGTGGCACTGTATAAACGTACGTCGCTGGATAAGGTTTCGAAAGTTGGGAAAAAACCACGACGAACGTCGAAACCGGTTGGTCGAAAAAGAAAGTTACAAACAACAACATCTGAAACCAGAACAG TAATGGCGGTGGTTGAGAAAAGTCTGCTGTTAGACGTTGAATTTACAGAGAGTGCTGCCACGCTTGTTTCTAAAGCAACAAATGAACAACCAGCTGCCTATGATATTAAACATGAACATTCAAAATGTGCTGCAGCGGCATCTGATCAAGGTTTAAACTCGATGCAGCAAGATTCAACGAAAGATTCATGTATGGCGACGCAAAATGGCAAATTGCCCGAAAGTCTATCATCAGAGCCGGCAGAGAAACGAATTCTCATTGAGGCAAACCGTGCTAAGTCAGATTTCGATGAGGCTAATATAAAGACTGAGCTGGAGCTGTAG
- the Pbp95 gene encoding uncharacterized protein Pbp95 isoform X1, with amino-acid sequence MVSINFDKYSSGDCSVEDWSDSEIEKEFCPDYAAFSARYMGEITNLLGVYSQVNCENALILNQEMQQRLQEVRKRLQVLLQAVQQRYLSNEQLLKMSLGKKQRGFGMRGAYLKGGTFFFKGNMFFKDLKCRNCPNNQDYEYRKNMENEMFPMDFELCSRHVWSLLDKKAVVQAVKEQVVDYLTDHQIRDKSSKSKKLRLDIKVHTEKLANLLTQVDEKFQVDWEQVSAHNLNYRHSPSSCKTMWHVYLHPTLKRSVWSEEENKRLLHVAQIHNYQNWESIAKSVSKRSDYQCFIQYQTAVCFMDTQRWGRWDKRDDIKLLKLIEKKSINGVIDWNAVASYFPHKPKKSLHQRYIYYLDPKISHEPFSPEEDLILLAAVEEYGEKFALFPRTLFPNRSITQLRMRYRNTLQTRHKLTPWSVEDDKKLMEFISEHGTSAWLRCAEALGNHNRISCRTRFLTIKKFFTKNPEATLEDIPRKKTCTMKNSVITTQNWVEKVAELRENPNTVLVPTNRKLKKLREKADKFTEVLKTKEPPKCEVLSLKKIGKKVRKISYVERLRAVEQKLYHFFKYSYNFCLGTDVCTRPPNELLSFVAISLDFKPNSARPYIADSSLLPHIERRCAFYLHPKDQIANESSWKSCNYAFPPSWSTAMAFRALCVQSAQVELEACKSNDNCDYRQPSVIEKNIAVQKFRKRMRALLYQTALLSRLKPTRFTELSQIRAPPVTLAEITPKDCKADTVTSANETSACQSAFDLTRVKNECSSEYLGNPESLSVALYKRTSLDKVSKVGKKPRRTSKPVGRKRKLQTTTSETRTAVMAVVEKSLLLDVEFTESAATLVSKATNEQPAAYDIKHEHSKCAAAASDQGLNSMQQDSTKDSCMATQNGKLPESLSSEPAEKRILIEANRAKSDFDEANIKTELEL; translated from the exons ATGGtatcaattaattttgataagtaTTCTtctggagattgtagcgttgaag aTTGGTCGGATTCTGAAATCGAAAAGGAATTCTGTCCTGACTATGCAGCATTCAGTGCCAGATACATGGGTGAGATAACAAACTTATTGGGTGTATACAGCCAAGTTAATTGTGAAAATGCATTAATACTGAACCAGGAGATGCAGCAACGTCTGCAAGAAGTGAGAAAACGTTTGCAGGTCTTATTACAAGCTGTTCAACAGCGATACCTTTCAAACGAGCAACTACTGAAAATGAGTTTGGGCAAGAAACAGCGAGGATTTGGAATGCGAGGTGCCTATCTTAAAGGCGGTACATTCTTCTTTAAAGggaatatgttttttaaagatCTTAAATGTCGGAACTGTCCAAACAATCAGGATTACGAATATCGCAAGAATATGGAGAACGAAATGTTTCCAATGGACTTCGAGCTATGTAGTCGACATGTTTGGTCATTATTAGACAAAAAAGCTGTGGTCCAAGCAGTGAAAGAGCAG GTGGTTGACTACTTAACAGATCACCAAATTCGAGACAAAAGTAGTAAATCGAAAAAGCTCAGACTAGATATAAAAGTTCATACAGAGAAGTTGGCGAATCTTTTGACACAAGTGGATGAAAAATTCCAGGTTGATTGGGAGCAAGTGTCTGCACATAATTTAAACTATCGACATTCACCAAGCAGTTGTAAAACAATGTGGCATGTGTACTTGCACCCAACGCTTAAGCGCAGCGTTTGGTCTGAAGAAGAAAATAAACGGCTCTTGCATGTAGCACAAATTCATAATTATCAAAATTGGGAAAGCATCGCAAAATCAGTTTCGAAACGTTCTGATTATCAATGCTTTATACAATATCAAACGGCCGTTTGTTTTATGGACACACAACGTTGGGGTCGTTGGGATAAACGTGATGATATTAAGCTACTAAAATTAATAGAGAAGAAGTCCATAAACGGAGTAATCGATTGGAATGCAGTGGCGTCTTATTTTCCCCACAAACCTAAAAAATCATTACATCAAcgttacatatattatttggaTCCAAAGATTAGTCATG aaCCATTCTCGCCTGAAGAAGACCTCATATTGCTGGCAGCGGTTGAAGAATATGGAGAAAAATTCGCATTATTTCCACGTACACTTTTTCCAAATCGCTCTATAACACAGCTTCGTATGCGCTACAGAAATACTTTACAAACTCGTCATAAGTTAACACCATGGTCTGTAGAGGATGATAAGAAACTTATGGAGTTTATATCGGAGCACGGTACATCGGCTTGGTTACGTTGTGCTGAAGCTCTGGGTAACCACAATCGTATTAGTTGCCGTACACGTTTCCTTACCATAAAGAAGTTTTTTACGAAAAATCCAGAAGCTACACTTGAAGACATACCACGAAAAAAGACATGTACAATGAAGAATAGTGTTATTACAACCCAAAATTGGGTTGAAAAAGTCGCAGAATTGCGTGAAAATCCTAACACTGTGCTCGTACCAACAAATCGAAAGCTTAAGAAACTTAGAGAAAAGGCTGATAAGTTTACTGAAGTACTGAAAACTAAGGAACCTCCAAAATGCGAGGTGCTGTCGTTGAAAAAAATTGGGAAAAAAGTTCGGAAAATATCATACGTGGAACGTTTACGTGCTGTTGAACAAAAGCTCTatcatttctttaaatattcttataatttttgtttaggcACTGATGTATGTACTAGACCACCAAATgaattattaagttttgtagcaATATCGCTCGATTTTAAACCAAATTCTGCGCGGCCATATATTGCTGACAGTTCGCTGCTACCGCATATTGAACGCCGTTGTGCATTTTATCTACATCCCAAAGACCAAATAGCAAACGAGTCTTCCTGGAAGTCATGCAACTATGCATTTCCACCAAGTTGGTCAACAGCAATGGCTTTCCGAGCGCTTTGCGTGCAGTCGGCTCAGGTGGAATTAGAAGCATGTAAATCGAATGATAACTGCGATTACCGCCAACCAAGcgtaattgagaaaaatatagCGGTACAGAAATTTCGTAAACGCATGCGTGCATTACTCTATCAAACAGCCCTATTAAGTCGTTTAAAACCAACTCGATTTACGGAACTATCGCAAATCAGAGCACCGCCTGTAACATTAGCAGAAATAACGCCTAAAGATTGCAAAGCAGATACCGTCACAAGTGCAAATGAAACTTCAGCATGTCAATCGGCGTTTGATTTAACTCGTGTGAAAAACGAGTGTTCATCTGAATATTTGGGTAATCCGGAATCCTTGTCGGTGGCACTGTATAAACGTACGTCGCTGGATAAGGTTTCGAAAGTTGGGAAAAAACCACGACGAACGTCGAAACCGGTTGGTCGAAAAAGAAAGTTACAAACAACAACATCTGAAACCAGAACAG CAGTAATGGCGGTGGTTGAGAAAAGTCTGCTGTTAGACGTTGAATTTACAGAGAGTGCTGCCACGCTTGTTTCTAAAGCAACAAATGAACAACCAGCTGCCTATGATATTAAACATGAACATTCAAAATGTGCTGCAGCGGCATCTGATCAAGGTTTAAACTCGATGCAGCAAGATTCAACGAAAGATTCATGTATGGCGACGCAAAATGGCAAATTGCCCGAAAGTCTATCATCAGAGCCGGCAGAGAAACGAATTCTCATTGAGGCAAACCGTGCTAAGTCAGATTTCGATGAGGCTAATATAAAGACTGAGCTGGAGCTGTAG
- the Pbp95 gene encoding uncharacterized protein Pbp95 isoform X3 encodes MQHSVPDTWEMQQRLQEVRKRLQVLLQAVQQRYLSNEQLLKMSLGKKQRGFGMRGAYLKGGTFFFKGNMFFKDLKCRNCPNNQDYEYRKNMENEMFPMDFELCSRHVWSLLDKKAVVQAVKEQVVDYLTDHQIRDKSSKSKKLRLDIKVHTEKLANLLTQVDEKFQVDWEQVSAHNLNYRHSPSSCKTMWHVYLHPTLKRSVWSEEENKRLLHVAQIHNYQNWESIAKSVSKRSDYQCFIQYQTAVCFMDTQRWGRWDKRDDIKLLKLIEKKSINGVIDWNAVASYFPHKPKKSLHQRYIYYLDPKISHEPFSPEEDLILLAAVEEYGEKFALFPRTLFPNRSITQLRMRYRNTLQTRHKLTPWSVEDDKKLMEFISEHGTSAWLRCAEALGNHNRISCRTRFLTIKKFFTKNPEATLEDIPRKKTCTMKNSVITTQNWVEKVAELRENPNTVLVPTNRKLKKLREKADKFTEVLKTKEPPKCEVLSLKKIGKKVRKISYVERLRAVEQKLYHFFKYSYNFCLGTDVCTRPPNELLSFVAISLDFKPNSARPYIADSSLLPHIERRCAFYLHPKDQIANESSWKSCNYAFPPSWSTAMAFRALCVQSAQVELEACKSNDNCDYRQPSVIEKNIAVQKFRKRMRALLYQTALLSRLKPTRFTELSQIRAPPVTLAEITPKDCKADTVTSANETSACQSAFDLTRVKNECSSEYLGNPESLSVALYKRTSLDKVSKVGKKPRRTSKPVGRKRKLQTTTSETRTAVMAVVEKSLLLDVEFTESAATLVSKATNEQPAAYDIKHEHSKCAAAASDQGLNSMQQDSTKDSCMATQNGKLPESLSSEPAEKRILIEANRAKSDFDEANIKTELEL; translated from the exons ATGCAGCATTCAGTGCCAGATACATGG GAGATGCAGCAACGTCTGCAAGAAGTGAGAAAACGTTTGCAGGTCTTATTACAAGCTGTTCAACAGCGATACCTTTCAAACGAGCAACTACTGAAAATGAGTTTGGGCAAGAAACAGCGAGGATTTGGAATGCGAGGTGCCTATCTTAAAGGCGGTACATTCTTCTTTAAAGggaatatgttttttaaagatCTTAAATGTCGGAACTGTCCAAACAATCAGGATTACGAATATCGCAAGAATATGGAGAACGAAATGTTTCCAATGGACTTCGAGCTATGTAGTCGACATGTTTGGTCATTATTAGACAAAAAAGCTGTGGTCCAAGCAGTGAAAGAGCAG GTGGTTGACTACTTAACAGATCACCAAATTCGAGACAAAAGTAGTAAATCGAAAAAGCTCAGACTAGATATAAAAGTTCATACAGAGAAGTTGGCGAATCTTTTGACACAAGTGGATGAAAAATTCCAGGTTGATTGGGAGCAAGTGTCTGCACATAATTTAAACTATCGACATTCACCAAGCAGTTGTAAAACAATGTGGCATGTGTACTTGCACCCAACGCTTAAGCGCAGCGTTTGGTCTGAAGAAGAAAATAAACGGCTCTTGCATGTAGCACAAATTCATAATTATCAAAATTGGGAAAGCATCGCAAAATCAGTTTCGAAACGTTCTGATTATCAATGCTTTATACAATATCAAACGGCCGTTTGTTTTATGGACACACAACGTTGGGGTCGTTGGGATAAACGTGATGATATTAAGCTACTAAAATTAATAGAGAAGAAGTCCATAAACGGAGTAATCGATTGGAATGCAGTGGCGTCTTATTTTCCCCACAAACCTAAAAAATCATTACATCAAcgttacatatattatttggaTCCAAAGATTAGTCATG aaCCATTCTCGCCTGAAGAAGACCTCATATTGCTGGCAGCGGTTGAAGAATATGGAGAAAAATTCGCATTATTTCCACGTACACTTTTTCCAAATCGCTCTATAACACAGCTTCGTATGCGCTACAGAAATACTTTACAAACTCGTCATAAGTTAACACCATGGTCTGTAGAGGATGATAAGAAACTTATGGAGTTTATATCGGAGCACGGTACATCGGCTTGGTTACGTTGTGCTGAAGCTCTGGGTAACCACAATCGTATTAGTTGCCGTACACGTTTCCTTACCATAAAGAAGTTTTTTACGAAAAATCCAGAAGCTACACTTGAAGACATACCACGAAAAAAGACATGTACAATGAAGAATAGTGTTATTACAACCCAAAATTGGGTTGAAAAAGTCGCAGAATTGCGTGAAAATCCTAACACTGTGCTCGTACCAACAAATCGAAAGCTTAAGAAACTTAGAGAAAAGGCTGATAAGTTTACTGAAGTACTGAAAACTAAGGAACCTCCAAAATGCGAGGTGCTGTCGTTGAAAAAAATTGGGAAAAAAGTTCGGAAAATATCATACGTGGAACGTTTACGTGCTGTTGAACAAAAGCTCTatcatttctttaaatattcttataatttttgtttaggcACTGATGTATGTACTAGACCACCAAATgaattattaagttttgtagcaATATCGCTCGATTTTAAACCAAATTCTGCGCGGCCATATATTGCTGACAGTTCGCTGCTACCGCATATTGAACGCCGTTGTGCATTTTATCTACATCCCAAAGACCAAATAGCAAACGAGTCTTCCTGGAAGTCATGCAACTATGCATTTCCACCAAGTTGGTCAACAGCAATGGCTTTCCGAGCGCTTTGCGTGCAGTCGGCTCAGGTGGAATTAGAAGCATGTAAATCGAATGATAACTGCGATTACCGCCAACCAAGcgtaattgagaaaaatatagCGGTACAGAAATTTCGTAAACGCATGCGTGCATTACTCTATCAAACAGCCCTATTAAGTCGTTTAAAACCAACTCGATTTACGGAACTATCGCAAATCAGAGCACCGCCTGTAACATTAGCAGAAATAACGCCTAAAGATTGCAAAGCAGATACCGTCACAAGTGCAAATGAAACTTCAGCATGTCAATCGGCGTTTGATTTAACTCGTGTGAAAAACGAGTGTTCATCTGAATATTTGGGTAATCCGGAATCCTTGTCGGTGGCACTGTATAAACGTACGTCGCTGGATAAGGTTTCGAAAGTTGGGAAAAAACCACGACGAACGTCGAAACCGGTTGGTCGAAAAAGAAAGTTACAAACAACAACATCTGAAACCAGAACAG CAGTAATGGCGGTGGTTGAGAAAAGTCTGCTGTTAGACGTTGAATTTACAGAGAGTGCTGCCACGCTTGTTTCTAAAGCAACAAATGAACAACCAGCTGCCTATGATATTAAACATGAACATTCAAAATGTGCTGCAGCGGCATCTGATCAAGGTTTAAACTCGATGCAGCAAGATTCAACGAAAGATTCATGTATGGCGACGCAAAATGGCAAATTGCCCGAAAGTCTATCATCAGAGCCGGCAGAGAAACGAATTCTCATTGAGGCAAACCGTGCTAAGTCAGATTTCGATGAGGCTAATATAAAGACTGAGCTGGAGCTGTAG
- the Pbp95 gene encoding uncharacterized protein Pbp95 isoform X4, whose amino-acid sequence MVYLQVVDYLTDHQIRDKSSKSKKLRLDIKVHTEKLANLLTQVDEKFQVDWEQVSAHNLNYRHSPSSCKTMWHVYLHPTLKRSVWSEEENKRLLHVAQIHNYQNWESIAKSVSKRSDYQCFIQYQTAVCFMDTQRWGRWDKRDDIKLLKLIEKKSINGVIDWNAVASYFPHKPKKSLHQRYIYYLDPKISHEPFSPEEDLILLAAVEEYGEKFALFPRTLFPNRSITQLRMRYRNTLQTRHKLTPWSVEDDKKLMEFISEHGTSAWLRCAEALGNHNRISCRTRFLTIKKFFTKNPEATLEDIPRKKTCTMKNSVITTQNWVEKVAELRENPNTVLVPTNRKLKKLREKADKFTEVLKTKEPPKCEVLSLKKIGKKVRKISYVERLRAVEQKLYHFFKYSYNFCLGTDVCTRPPNELLSFVAISLDFKPNSARPYIADSSLLPHIERRCAFYLHPKDQIANESSWKSCNYAFPPSWSTAMAFRALCVQSAQVELEACKSNDNCDYRQPSVIEKNIAVQKFRKRMRALLYQTALLSRLKPTRFTELSQIRAPPVTLAEITPKDCKADTVTSANETSACQSAFDLTRVKNECSSEYLGNPESLSVALYKRTSLDKVSKVGKKPRRTSKPVGRKRKLQTTTSETRTAVMAVVEKSLLLDVEFTESAATLVSKATNEQPAAYDIKHEHSKCAAAASDQGLNSMQQDSTKDSCMATQNGKLPESLSSEPAEKRILIEANRAKSDFDEANIKTELEL is encoded by the exons ATGGTCTACTTACAGGTGGTTGACTACTTAACAGATCACCAAATTCGAGACAAAAGTAGTAAATCGAAAAAGCTCAGACTAGATATAAAAGTTCATACAGAGAAGTTGGCGAATCTTTTGACACAAGTGGATGAAAAATTCCAGGTTGATTGGGAGCAAGTGTCTGCACATAATTTAAACTATCGACATTCACCAAGCAGTTGTAAAACAATGTGGCATGTGTACTTGCACCCAACGCTTAAGCGCAGCGTTTGGTCTGAAGAAGAAAATAAACGGCTCTTGCATGTAGCACAAATTCATAATTATCAAAATTGGGAAAGCATCGCAAAATCAGTTTCGAAACGTTCTGATTATCAATGCTTTATACAATATCAAACGGCCGTTTGTTTTATGGACACACAACGTTGGGGTCGTTGGGATAAACGTGATGATATTAAGCTACTAAAATTAATAGAGAAGAAGTCCATAAACGGAGTAATCGATTGGAATGCAGTGGCGTCTTATTTTCCCCACAAACCTAAAAAATCATTACATCAAcgttacatatattatttggaTCCAAAGATTAGTCATG aaCCATTCTCGCCTGAAGAAGACCTCATATTGCTGGCAGCGGTTGAAGAATATGGAGAAAAATTCGCATTATTTCCACGTACACTTTTTCCAAATCGCTCTATAACACAGCTTCGTATGCGCTACAGAAATACTTTACAAACTCGTCATAAGTTAACACCATGGTCTGTAGAGGATGATAAGAAACTTATGGAGTTTATATCGGAGCACGGTACATCGGCTTGGTTACGTTGTGCTGAAGCTCTGGGTAACCACAATCGTATTAGTTGCCGTACACGTTTCCTTACCATAAAGAAGTTTTTTACGAAAAATCCAGAAGCTACACTTGAAGACATACCACGAAAAAAGACATGTACAATGAAGAATAGTGTTATTACAACCCAAAATTGGGTTGAAAAAGTCGCAGAATTGCGTGAAAATCCTAACACTGTGCTCGTACCAACAAATCGAAAGCTTAAGAAACTTAGAGAAAAGGCTGATAAGTTTACTGAAGTACTGAAAACTAAGGAACCTCCAAAATGCGAGGTGCTGTCGTTGAAAAAAATTGGGAAAAAAGTTCGGAAAATATCATACGTGGAACGTTTACGTGCTGTTGAACAAAAGCTCTatcatttctttaaatattcttataatttttgtttaggcACTGATGTATGTACTAGACCACCAAATgaattattaagttttgtagcaATATCGCTCGATTTTAAACCAAATTCTGCGCGGCCATATATTGCTGACAGTTCGCTGCTACCGCATATTGAACGCCGTTGTGCATTTTATCTACATCCCAAAGACCAAATAGCAAACGAGTCTTCCTGGAAGTCATGCAACTATGCATTTCCACCAAGTTGGTCAACAGCAATGGCTTTCCGAGCGCTTTGCGTGCAGTCGGCTCAGGTGGAATTAGAAGCATGTAAATCGAATGATAACTGCGATTACCGCCAACCAAGcgtaattgagaaaaatatagCGGTACAGAAATTTCGTAAACGCATGCGTGCATTACTCTATCAAACAGCCCTATTAAGTCGTTTAAAACCAACTCGATTTACGGAACTATCGCAAATCAGAGCACCGCCTGTAACATTAGCAGAAATAACGCCTAAAGATTGCAAAGCAGATACCGTCACAAGTGCAAATGAAACTTCAGCATGTCAATCGGCGTTTGATTTAACTCGTGTGAAAAACGAGTGTTCATCTGAATATTTGGGTAATCCGGAATCCTTGTCGGTGGCACTGTATAAACGTACGTCGCTGGATAAGGTTTCGAAAGTTGGGAAAAAACCACGACGAACGTCGAAACCGGTTGGTCGAAAAAGAAAGTTACAAACAACAACATCTGAAACCAGAACAG CAGTAATGGCGGTGGTTGAGAAAAGTCTGCTGTTAGACGTTGAATTTACAGAGAGTGCTGCCACGCTTGTTTCTAAAGCAACAAATGAACAACCAGCTGCCTATGATATTAAACATGAACATTCAAAATGTGCTGCAGCGGCATCTGATCAAGGTTTAAACTCGATGCAGCAAGATTCAACGAAAGATTCATGTATGGCGACGCAAAATGGCAAATTGCCCGAAAGTCTATCATCAGAGCCGGCAGAGAAACGAATTCTCATTGAGGCAAACCGTGCTAAGTCAGATTTCGATGAGGCTAATATAAAGACTGAGCTGGAGCTGTAG